One window of the Planctomycetia bacterium genome contains the following:
- a CDS encoding RNA polymerase subunit sigma, producing MSDMTQILNALDAGDQSAAGSLFPLVYDQLRNLAAFHMSSEAVQHTLQPTALVHEAFMRLMQAESGSTPISFTSRRHFFLAASEAMRRILIDHARGKGRVKRGGKLARMPLEDIAGTLTDPGELLCVNELLDKFAEKWPRRAELVKLRLFSGCTIPECGELLGISASTAEDDWTYARAWLGREWMKSKDRDDTTSE from the coding sequence ATGAGTGATATGACACAAATCCTTAACGCACTGGATGCAGGAGATCAGTCTGCTGCTGGTTCGCTATTCCCGCTGGTCTATGACCAGTTACGCAACCTGGCGGCATTCCATATGTCGAGCGAGGCAGTGCAGCATACTTTGCAGCCGACAGCCTTGGTGCATGAAGCATTCATGCGGCTGATGCAGGCTGAAAGCGGTTCGACGCCTATTTCCTTTACCAGCCGCAGACATTTCTTTCTGGCAGCATCAGAAGCGATGCGACGCATCCTGATTGATCATGCCCGTGGCAAAGGTCGAGTAAAGCGAGGAGGCAAGCTAGCGCGAATGCCACTCGAAGATATTGCCGGTACGCTGACGGACCCTGGAGAACTGCTTTGCGTGAATGAACTGCTCGACAAGTTTGCGGAGAAATGGCCAAGGCGAGCGGAGCTTGTTAAACTGCGACTTTTCTCCGGCTGCACTATTCCAGAGTGTGGCGAGTTGCTGGGTATCTCCGCTTCCACGGCGGAAGACGATTGGACTTATGCCCGGGCCTGGCTGGGACGTGAATGGATGAAGTCGAAAGATCGTGACGATACTACCAGCGAGTAA
- the truD gene encoding tRNA pseudouridine(13) synthase TruD, which translates to MKIKCKPDDFRVEELTTCEAGSVGEFTYYQLEKRSIGTPEALKQLCTAWRVDQKRVRYGGLKDRHAHTMQYLTIEHGPQRDYQDQLISVRCLGKLQEPFGPQSFHGNHFTIVMRDVSKEEYPLIMHELEAINQTLIGNYFDDQRFGSVSSDQQYVVRALIDGNEELALRLALTTYYEHDKSKEKRAKQLLTQEWGNWKSLSNKLPPGYLQGIARHLAQQPDDYRRAFTLIPYFLRNMYLSAYQSHLWNRMLHAWIMTHFPQEHSGFIQQKHHQLAMPGLLDEETRIQLKELTIPLPSSRCEPLAGHPAEEAIQSVLAQEGLSMKAIQLKQYREPFFSKGNRNAFYQPAEFAFETGWDKLHKGHRKITMKFSLPRGSYATLLVKRVTTWKRISES; encoded by the coding sequence ATGAAGATCAAGTGCAAGCCCGATGACTTTCGAGTGGAAGAATTGACAACGTGCGAAGCGGGTAGCGTAGGGGAATTCACTTATTATCAGTTGGAAAAGCGGAGCATCGGCACACCGGAAGCCTTGAAGCAGCTTTGTACCGCCTGGCGTGTTGATCAGAAACGTGTTCGCTATGGTGGATTGAAAGACCGGCACGCACACACCATGCAGTATCTGACCATTGAACACGGCCCGCAGCGAGACTATCAGGATCAATTGATCTCCGTTCGCTGTCTGGGGAAGCTCCAAGAGCCTTTTGGTCCACAATCATTTCATGGCAATCACTTTACTATTGTGATGAGGGATGTTTCCAAAGAGGAATATCCACTTATCATGCATGAGCTTGAAGCAATCAATCAGACGCTTATTGGCAATTATTTTGACGACCAACGGTTTGGATCAGTGAGCAGCGATCAGCAATATGTCGTCCGAGCATTGATTGATGGCAATGAAGAACTGGCGCTTCGGCTGGCACTGACCACCTACTATGAGCACGATAAATCAAAAGAGAAAAGAGCCAAACAACTGCTTACACAAGAGTGGGGTAACTGGAAATCATTGTCGAATAAACTGCCTCCAGGATATCTGCAGGGGATTGCAAGGCATCTTGCACAGCAGCCTGATGATTATCGTCGGGCGTTTACACTTATCCCATATTTCTTGCGAAACATGTATCTGTCTGCTTATCAAAGTCATCTTTGGAATCGGATGTTGCATGCATGGATCATGACTCATTTCCCTCAGGAACATTCAGGCTTCATTCAGCAGAAACATCATCAGTTAGCCATGCCGGGACTTTTGGATGAGGAAACCCGAATTCAGTTGAAGGAACTGACGATTCCACTGCCATCATCCCGTTGTGAACCGTTGGCAGGTCATCCAGCGGAAGAGGCAATTCAATCAGTATTGGCTCAAGAAGGGCTGAGCATGAAGGCTATTCAACTGAAGCAATATCGCGAACCATTCTTTTCGAAGGGAAATCGCAATGCGTTTTATCAGCCTGCAGAGTTTGCATTTGAAACAGGCTGGGACAAGCTGCACAAGGGCCATCGCAAAATAACGATGAAATTTTCCCTGCCCCGCGGGTCGTATGCAACGCTGCTGGTCAAGCGGGTTACGACATGGAAGAGGATTTCTGAATCGTAA